GAATTATCGCCTGAGGAACGTCTCCTGAGAGCTATCTTTGGTGAGAAGGCTGGCGATGTGCGTGATGCGTCGCTCAAAGCCCCGCCCGGGATGAAGGGTGTGGTCATCAAGACACGACTTTTCAGTCGGAAGGAGCGAACCGAGGAAGCCAAGAAGCAGGAGAAGACTGATGTTGCCGCCATTAGGAAAAGTGTCAGTTTGCAGATCAACGAGATCACGGCTCTGAGGAACGCCAAGTTGGACGAGCTGTTGGCTGGTAAGGCCTCGCAAACTATTCGTTCGGTCATCGACAACAGTATCCTGGTAAGGGCCGGCCACAAGTTCAAGGAAGGCTTTTTCGCCGAGTTTGATGTCGAAAATGCCTTGGCGCCGGAAGGATACTGCCGTGAGCAGACTACCGCCCGGAATGTTAGCTCTGTGATTGAGGCAGCTGGGAAGATCATCTCCGACAAACGCCAGCAGATGGACATTGAGATTGATAAGGTCGTGCGTGGTGCTGAGCTTCCACCGGGTGTCAAGCAACTGGTCAAAGTGACTGTCGCTATTCGCCGCAAGATATCGGTGGGAGACAAGATGGCCGGTCGCCACGGTAACAAGGGCGTTGTATCACGTATTGTACCGATTGAGGATCTGCCTCATATGGCTGACGGTACGCCGATGGACATAGTTCTCAACCCGCTGGGTGTGCCATCGCGGATGAACATCGGTCAGATTCTGGAAACCCATCTTGGTTGGGCTGCGAATGCTTTGGGTGAACACGTTGCTAACCCGGTTTTCGAGGGAGCCACCCTGGAACAGATCAAGGGAAAACTCCGTGAAGCAGGTCTTCCCGAGAGTGGCAAAACACAGCTATACGATGGTATGAGCGGCGACAGCTTCGATGATGAGATTACCGTAGGGTACATCTATATACTGAAGCTGTCACATCTGGTTGATGATAAGATTCATGCTCGGTCCATTGGTCCATACTCTCTGGTTACTCAGCAGCCCCTTGGAGGTAAAGCTCAGTTTGGAGGTCAGCGTTTCGGCGAAATGGAAGTTTGGGCGCTGGAGGCCTATGGCGCGGCATATACGTTACAGGAGATGCTTACGGTTAAATCTGATGATGTGACTGGTCGCAGCCGTGTTTACGAAGCGATCGTTAAGGGAGAGAACTCTCCAGAGCCTGGATATCCCGAGGCATTTAATGTTCTGGTTAAGGAACTGCAGGCACTCGGCCTCGACGTAAAGCTGGTCGAGAAGTAATGGGCAGAGAAATGGGGAAACTAATGTTGAAGAGTGGTAATGGCAATATGAGGAGCGACTCATGATTGATATCACTGGAAAGGCCACTTCACAGAAGAAGGGACCGGCTGAATTTGTCGCCATCCAGATACAGATGGCCTCACCGGAAGTCATTCTCTCGTGGTCTTATGGGGAAGTTACTAAACCGGAAACGATCAACTACCGTTCTTTTAAACCGGAGCGTGATGGTCTTTTCTGCGAGCGCATTTTTGGCCCTGTCAAGGACTGGGAGTGCAATTGTGGTAAGTATAAGCGAATCCGCTTTCGTGGTATCGTTTGCGATCGCTGCGGGGTGGAAGTTACGCAGTCGAAAGTTCGGCGTGAGCGCATGGGACACATTAGTCTGGCTGTCCCGGTTTCACATATCTGGTATTTCAAGTCATTGCCTTCCCGGATTGGGCACCTGGTGAACCTATCGATACGTGAACTTGAACGTATCCTCTACTATGAAAACTATCTAATGATCGATCCGGGGAATTCCTCGTATGAAGTCGGGGATGTTCTCACAGAAGAAGAACAGATCGACCTGATCGAGGCTGGTAAGGACTTTGATGCCCGAATGGGTGCCGAAGCTGTGAGAGAAATTCTGTCCCGGATAGATATCGATGAAATGGCGCTCGAACTGCGTGCTCAGGCGAAGGTCGAGACGTCGGTTCAACGCAAGAAAGATGTGCTCAAGCGGTTGCGCATTGTCGAGTCGTTCCGCCAATCCAATAACCGACCGGAGTGGATGATTCTGGAAGTGATTCCGGTAATACCGCCGGATCTACGTCCGTTGGTTCCACTTGAGGGTGGGCGTTTTGCTACCTCTGATCTTAACGATCTGTATCGCCGTGTTATCAACAGGAATAACCGGCTCAAGAAGCTTATTGATATCCAGGCGCCGGAAGTCATTCTTCGTAATGAAAAGCGTATGTTGCAGGAAGCAACGGATGCGCTCTTTGACAATGGCCGTCGTACTCATTCAGTGCGTGGTGACTCCAAACGCCCGCTCAAATCCCTGTCGGACCTTCTGAAAGGTAAGCAGGGTCGTTTCCGTCAGAACCTATTGGGCAAGCGTGTCGACTATTCTGGGCGGTCTGTGATTGTTGTTGGACCCGAGTTGAAATTGCACCAATGTGGCCTGCCTAAGAATATGGCTCTGGAGCTGTTTAAGCCCTTTATCATCATGAAGTTGGAAGAGAAGGGCTACGTTCAGACGGTCAAGTCGGCCAAGAAACTGGTCGAAAGAGAAAAGCCTGAAGTCTGGGATATCCTGGAGGAGATCATCGAGGATCACCCGGTCATGCTTAACCGTGCCCCTACACTTCACCGCTTGGGTATCCAAGCTTTCTACCCGGTACTGGTTGAGGGTAAAGCCATTCGTCTGCACCCGCTTGTCTGCGCTGCATTCAACGCTGATTTCGATGGTGACCAGATGGCGGTTCACGTTCCTTTGTCGTTTGAAGCTCAGCTCGAGGCGCGGATTCTTATGCTGGCTACTAGTAATATCCTGTTACCATCTTCAGGACGACCGGTCGCGGTTCCGTCGCAGGATATGGTGATCGGCTGCTATTACCTGACCAAGGAAAAGACTGGTGCCAAGGGTGAGGGTATGTGTTTCTATTCACCCGACGAGGCGCTGTCAGCGTTTGATTCCGGAAATCTTGATTTGCACGCCTCAATTGATGTACGTCTTGATCACAAAGTGATCAAGACAACCGTGGGACGAATTATTCTCAATAATGCTCTTCCTGACGGTCTTCCTTATGTCAATGAGATCACCAACAAGAAAAGACTGGAAGAGATCGTTCTCCAGACATTCAAGACTCTGGGACAGACAGCGACAGTGGATTTTCTTGATAGACTCAAGAGGGTAGGGTTTGAGTATGCCACAAGATCCGGCGTAACCGTGTCGATTGATGATCTGGTGGTGCCACCCGATAAGGATAAACTCCTGGCTGCCTCCGAGGCAGAGGTCAAGAAAATTCAGAAGCGTTACGAACGCGGTGTAATCACCAATGGTGAGCGTTATAACCAGGTGATTGATATTTGGACTCGCACCACGGCCGATATTGCCAATGTCATGTTTGATAATCTGGCTCAAACCCGTGGGGGATTCAACCCGGTGTACATGATGGCTGACTCCGGCGCTCGTGGCTCACGAGAGCAGATTCGCCAGTTGGCTGGTATGCGTGGTTTGATGGCCAAACCGCAGAAGAAGATCACCGGTGGTGTGGGTGAGATCATTGAGAATCCGATCACGTCGAATTTCCGTGAGGGACTTTCGGTTCAGGAATACTTCATCTCGACTCACGGTGCGCGTAAGGGTCTGGCGGATACGGCTTTAAAGACAGCCGATGCCGGCTATTTGACGCGACGCCTGGTCGATGTTGCCCAGGATGTCATTATTCGCGGTTTCGACTGTGGTACGATTCTGGGGCTTGAGGTTTCGGCCATCAAGGAGGGTGAGGAAGTTATCATTTCCCTCGCCGATCGTATTCTTGGGCGCGTTCTACTCGAAGACGTTTATGATCCAATTTCCGAGGAGTTGATCGTTTCGGCCGGTTCTCAGATCGAGGAACATGAGGCCGAGGCTATCGAAGAGGCTGGAGTAGAAAAGGTTCATATCCGTTCGGTGTTGACCTGCGAATCCAAGTATGGCGTTTGTGCCCAATGCTATGGACGCAACCTGGCCACGATGAAGATGGTACATATCGGTGAAGCTGTGGGTGTGATTGCGGCACAGTCAATCGGTGAACCTGGTACACAGCTGACCCTGCGAACCTTCCACATTGGTGGAACAGCTGCCCGTATCGCTGAGCAGTCGCAGGTGGAAGCCAAGTTTGATGGTACCATCAGGTACGAAAAAATCAAGTCTATCGGTCGTGAGGATAAAACGTCAATGGTAGTTAGCCGTGAAGGCGTTGGCGAGATCCATGTTATTGACGATCAGGACCGCGTTCGGGCCAGACTCAAAGTGCCCTATGGTGCGCACCTGCTGGTCAAAGATGAACAGGCAGTCAAACCAGGTGATCTGATTTTTGAATGGGATCCTTACACTGGTACTATCCTTGCTGAGAAGGCTGGTAAAATCGAGTACAAGGACATCATCAAGGACGTCTCTTTCCGTGAAGCGCACGATGAGCAGACAGGTTTGATCCAGTCGATCATCGTGGAGACGAAGGACAAAACATTGTTCCCGACCGTAGTGATTAAGAAGGGTGAGAAGACAGTTGGAAGCTACCGAATTCCGACTGATGCCCAGCTCCAGGTGACCGACGGCCAATCTATAAAAGCCGGCGATACACTCGTGAAAATGCCCCGTGTTATCTCTAAATCACGCGATATCACCGGTGGTTTACCTCGGGTAGCCGAGCTATTTGAAGCCCGTCGACCCCACGATCCGGCTGTCATTACTGAAATCGATGGCGAGACTGAATTGGGCAAAATCGTCCGTGGACAACAACAAATCGTAGTCCAGGGAGAGCATGATGAGGTGCGCGAATACCTGATTCCTCACGGTAAACATCTAATGATTCACTCCGGCGATGTCATTGAGGCGGGAGATCGGTTGTGTGAAGGCGCCATCGATCCTCACGACATCCTGAACATTCTCGGTGTCTATGAGGCGCAGTCCTACCTGGTCAACGAAATCCAGGAAGTTTATCGTTTGCAGGGAGTGAAAATAAACGATAAACACATCGAAGTCATTGTCCGACAAATGATGCAGAAGGTACAGATTGAGTCTGTTGGTGATACCAATTTCCTTGAGGGCGAGAAAGTAGACAAGACCAAGTTCTCAGAAGAGAATGCTAGGGTCATTGCCGAAGGTGGCGAACCAGCTACATCGCGTCCCCTCCTGCTGGGTATTACACGGGCCTCGTTATCGACTGAGAGTTTCATCTCAGCCGCTTCTTTCCAGGAGACAACCAAGGTCCTGACAGAAGCTGCGATTTCCGGCAAGGTAGACAATCTGCTGGGGCTGAAGGAGAATGTCATTATCGGCCATCTGATTCCGGCAGGTACTGGCATCGAAAAATACACTTCTATCGACGTAGTGGTTGAGGAAGAGGAAGAGGAAATTGAGGAAGCCGAGGATATCTTCGGAATCAGCGTCGGTAACGACGACGAGCCGAAGACAGTGGCAGACATTTTTGATAAAAACGCTTGACAGAATTGGATATAGCATTAACTTAGCCGTTCTATGCTTTGTTTTTGAATGAGGTATTTTAGGAGAGATTGTGCCGACGATAAATCAGTTAGTTCGTAAAGGTAGAAAGCGGATTTTGGAGAAGACCAAGACACCCGCTATGGGCGGTTGCCCACAGAAGCGGGGAGTCTGTACCCGTGTGTACACCTCGACACCCAAGAAACCGAACTCGGCCCTGCGTAAAGTTGCCAGAGTTCGCTTGACCAATCAGATCGAGGTCACCGCCTATATTCCGGGCGAGGGTCATAATCTTCAGGAGCACTCGATTGTCATGATTCGTGGCGGTCGTGTCAAAGATCTCCCTGGTGTCCGGTACCACGTGATTCGTGGAGTCATGGACACCTCCGGTGTAGCCGATCGTCGGCGCTCGCGGTCAAAGTATGGGACCAAGAAACCCAAGACGAAGTAAGCGGATAGGATATGTCAAGACGATACAGTGCAAGCAAGCGCCCGAGAGTGGCAGATTACAAACACGACGACAAATTGGTTAGTCGGTTTGTTGCCTGTCTGATGAAGAGTGGAAAACGCTCCACGGCGGAGCGTATACTATACAGTGCCCTCGATATTGCGGCTAAGAAAGCCGGCGAAGATGGTCTTGAGTTATTTCGCAAGTCCGTCAATAACGTCCGGCCCGTGCTCGAGGTGAAGTCCCGCCGCGTTGGCGGCGCCACCTATCAGGTCCCGGTGGAGGTTCGCCCGGAAAGGCGTACCGCACTGGCTATCCGGTGGCTCATTGCCTTTGCCAAAGCTCGGAGTGGAAACTCCATGGCT
The genomic region above belongs to Candidatus Zixiibacteriota bacterium and contains:
- the rpoC gene encoding DNA-directed RNA polymerase subunit beta', with product MIDITGKATSQKKGPAEFVAIQIQMASPEVILSWSYGEVTKPETINYRSFKPERDGLFCERIFGPVKDWECNCGKYKRIRFRGIVCDRCGVEVTQSKVRRERMGHISLAVPVSHIWYFKSLPSRIGHLVNLSIRELERILYYENYLMIDPGNSSYEVGDVLTEEEQIDLIEAGKDFDARMGAEAVREILSRIDIDEMALELRAQAKVETSVQRKKDVLKRLRIVESFRQSNNRPEWMILEVIPVIPPDLRPLVPLEGGRFATSDLNDLYRRVINRNNRLKKLIDIQAPEVILRNEKRMLQEATDALFDNGRRTHSVRGDSKRPLKSLSDLLKGKQGRFRQNLLGKRVDYSGRSVIVVGPELKLHQCGLPKNMALELFKPFIIMKLEEKGYVQTVKSAKKLVEREKPEVWDILEEIIEDHPVMLNRAPTLHRLGIQAFYPVLVEGKAIRLHPLVCAAFNADFDGDQMAVHVPLSFEAQLEARILMLATSNILLPSSGRPVAVPSQDMVIGCYYLTKEKTGAKGEGMCFYSPDEALSAFDSGNLDLHASIDVRLDHKVIKTTVGRIILNNALPDGLPYVNEITNKKRLEEIVLQTFKTLGQTATVDFLDRLKRVGFEYATRSGVTVSIDDLVVPPDKDKLLAASEAEVKKIQKRYERGVITNGERYNQVIDIWTRTTADIANVMFDNLAQTRGGFNPVYMMADSGARGSREQIRQLAGMRGLMAKPQKKITGGVGEIIENPITSNFREGLSVQEYFISTHGARKGLADTALKTADAGYLTRRLVDVAQDVIIRGFDCGTILGLEVSAIKEGEEVIISLADRILGRVLLEDVYDPISEELIVSAGSQIEEHEAEAIEEAGVEKVHIRSVLTCESKYGVCAQCYGRNLATMKMVHIGEAVGVIAAQSIGEPGTQLTLRTFHIGGTAARIAEQSQVEAKFDGTIRYEKIKSIGREDKTSMVVSREGVGEIHVIDDQDRVRARLKVPYGAHLLVKDEQAVKPGDLIFEWDPYTGTILAEKAGKIEYKDIIKDVSFREAHDEQTGLIQSIIVETKDKTLFPTVVIKKGEKTVGSYRIPTDAQLQVTDGQSIKAGDTLVKMPRVISKSRDITGGLPRVAELFEARRPHDPAVITEIDGETELGKIVRGQQQIVVQGEHDEVREYLIPHGKHLMIHSGDVIEAGDRLCEGAIDPHDILNILGVYEAQSYLVNEIQEVYRLQGVKINDKHIEVIVRQMMQKVQIESVGDTNFLEGEKVDKTKFSEENARVIAEGGEPATSRPLLLGITRASLSTESFISAASFQETTKVLTEAAISGKVDNLLGLKENVIIGHLIPAGTGIEKYTSIDVVVEEEEEEIEEAEDIFGISVGNDDEPKTVADIFDKNA
- the rpsG gene encoding 30S ribosomal protein S7, translating into MSRRYSASKRPRVADYKHDDKLVSRFVACLMKSGKRSTAERILYSALDIAAKKAGEDGLELFRKSVNNVRPVLEVKSRRVGGATYQVPVEVRPERRTALAIRWLIAFAKARSGNSMAEKLGAEFLAAANNEGASIKKKEDTHKMAEANKAFAHFRW
- the rpsL gene encoding 30S ribosomal protein S12 translates to MPTINQLVRKGRKRILEKTKTPAMGGCPQKRGVCTRVYTSTPKKPNSALRKVARVRLTNQIEVTAYIPGEGHNLQEHSIVMIRGGRVKDLPGVRYHVIRGVMDTSGVADRRRSRSKYGTKKPKTK